From the genome of Papaver somniferum cultivar HN1 chromosome 2, ASM357369v1, whole genome shotgun sequence, one region includes:
- the LOC113349361 gene encoding abscisic acid receptor PYL9-like, whose translation MGSNDQTPPYGLTNQEFQELESHINMFHKSGDAGHTCTSLITQHIEAPVSAVWPVIRSFENPQRYKHFIKSCKLARGDGRSVGSIREVTVISGLPASTSTERLEILDDQKHILSFSVVGGEHRLNNYRSVTSVKEFVTNQGKPYTVVLESYVVDIPEGNTGEDTKMFADTVVKLNLQKLAAVAMTTSSS comes from the coding sequence aTGGGCTCAAATGATCAAACACCACCATATGGTCTTACTAATCAAGAGTTCCAAGAGCTCGAATCGCATATAAACATGTTTCATAAGTCCGGAGATGCCGGCCATACGTGCACATCGTTAATAACACAACATATCGAAGCTCCTGTTAGTGCTGTATGGCCTGTTATTAGGAGTTTTGAAAATCCTCAAAGATACAAACACTTTATTAAGAGTTGCAAACTGGCTAGAGGTGATGGAAGAAGCGTAGGAAGTATACGCGAAGTTACTGTTATATCGGGTCTTCCAGCATCAACCAGCACCGAAAGGTTAGAGATATTAGACGATCAAAAACATATCTTGAGTTTTAGCGTTGTTGGTGGTGAACATAGGTTGAACAACTACCGATCAGTTACGTCGGTGAAAGAGTTCGTAACAAATCAAGGTAAGCCATACACTGTTGTTTTGGAGTCTTATGTTGTTGACATACCGGAAGGTAACACCGGAGAAGATACAAAGATGTTTGCTGATACTGTTGTGAAGTTGAATCTGCAAAAGCTTGCGGCTGTGGCAATGACTACGTCTTCCAGTTAG